The proteins below are encoded in one region of Hugenholtzia roseola DSM 9546:
- a CDS encoding alpha-2-macroglobulin family protein, protein MNHLTGKSHFFRPKPSIFTFSSLALLLSLLVLYACSTQKSSLSKVKRNFEEEIVPRQNLEFTFEQDLAPATKIGEWTQEPYLLISPKVTGQFKWTDARTLIFSPDAGFAPATDYEAILNADLLNQYNKDLKLEKESYKFHTPYLSIQGAETFWGLSKSGTPQLQMNLRFNYEVNPEDLSRLAKIKLGESELPYQVLSQSLSSIIRIEIKKDLPEEEKRLLALQIAEGLTTPAGTGKAKPLRIDSEIPARDRFNILQVQHQQGNDGMAVRVFTNQAVNMKEAQIKDLITIEPNLVFHIERLDDGFLVKGDFLEGTNYKMTIERGLTGVFGKTLSSDFEQYITLGEVEPSIQFADKKAAYLTSKGEKNIAFRVYGSDEVEMTVYKIYENNLQHFLRESVGLGDYGSSNGYDDYYYGNSNYDNYGDVIYTETLPLKSFKRFGMLYALNMKDIVPKDDRKFKGVYLVKVQSTNKRWIADTKIVAYSDMGFIVKRAQSDDITVFVNSILTAQPIAGASVSLISSSNQKILTAQTNTEGVAVFKNLDKNAQGYKTYMLTAEKDGEFSYMHFSQNPVSTSRYELGGIAVGNYQTFLYGERNLYRPGEKISHKAIVRSPDWKSVGKLPIKWKLTLPNGKTFTTQKAVLNDEGTAEFSLTLPDNAVTGSYTLSVYTSNDVHLESQELSIEEFVPNRIKVETQVGAEQIQAGEKIEVNGLALNLFGPPAVDRKYEAALFLSKESFAPPKNQKETEGYIFTLNNTSFTYFDEKIVEGSTDSEGKLRESFQIASEYQNIGLLRGRVLVTVFDENGRPVRSAKNVDIFTQNTFLGIKPLDVYWVGTNKELRFPLIALDTKGKPKNSDALVKIVRYEWQTVLEKNYYNEYRYVSRRREIIEREQTVRIATSGSSVAFVPAVSGEYEVRLYLQGSESYVADHFYAYAWGATSASSFEVDKEGHIDITLDKPQYNVGETAKVLFKTPFSGKMLVTYEQDKVLQYRYLDVKDRSAALDLPIEAAHLPNLFISATLIRPLVDNSVPLMVAHGYLTFKVEDKPKHHLPLTVSAPAKVRSKTKQTIRVKTETPLSDVEVTIAAVDEGILQIKGYQNPDPYQFFFQKRSLAVYSYDMYKRIFPEFTAQMPSFGADGYDLNGRTNPMANKRVKPVAFWSGTLKTNAQGEVAYDLEIPQFSGDLRIMAVAVKGSQFGSNFTNMKVADPIVLSTGLPRFLSPNDEVVMPLTITNTTDKNAEAEVSIEAGTGLSVIEGAKQTVSINANAEKRVFVRLKAGAIIANTDIKAEVKALGETFSEQTQISIRPSTSLLKEAGGGELKAGTSQTVSLKHDYMAASAKAKLVVSKSPMIQFAKNFDYLVQYPYGCVEQTTSSVFPQLYVQDLSQNLGQALSYNLNPNENIKIAIAKLQSMQLYSGGLSYWQGGTEESWWGTVYATHFMMEAQKAGFQVEKEFFDKAYEYLTSQVKSKPSQVYYYFNAKGERFRRSIPDKATFYSLYILAQAGKQDYATMNFYKANPTQLATDSKYLLALTYKLLGDNASYRKLLPADFNANGDRADNALDGNFYSHIRDQAIVLNMLIEQDPQNSQVPTLARVLSEQLRSTPFLNTQEQAFAFLALGKLARKANAANITATISVGSEVLANFEGKTLKIDQNIAGKELSIKTEGEGSLYYFWEKEGISATGRYVQEDKFLRVRKTFFDRNGKAISLQNLKQNELIVVKVAIEAIEKLDAVQNVVITDILPAGLEIENPRLTDNYSLKWVEESASPDYIDFRDDRINIFTTARAKTQYFYYQARAVTKGKFKMGPISADAMYNGLYRSYHGAAEVVIQ, encoded by the coding sequence ATGAATCACCTAACAGGAAAAAGCCACTTTTTCCGACCTAAGCCGAGTATTTTTACCTTTTCAAGCCTTGCTTTGCTACTTAGCTTGCTGGTCTTGTATGCGTGTAGCACACAAAAGAGCAGCCTTTCTAAGGTCAAGCGCAACTTTGAGGAGGAAATTGTGCCACGTCAGAATTTAGAATTTACCTTCGAGCAAGACCTTGCACCTGCCACCAAAATAGGCGAATGGACGCAAGAACCTTACTTGCTTATTTCGCCCAAAGTTACGGGGCAGTTTAAATGGACAGATGCACGCACGCTTATTTTTTCCCCTGATGCAGGCTTTGCACCCGCCACCGACTATGAGGCAATTCTCAACGCCGATTTATTGAACCAATACAATAAGGATTTGAAATTAGAAAAAGAAAGCTACAAATTTCATACGCCTTATTTAAGTATTCAAGGGGCAGAAACTTTTTGGGGACTTAGCAAAAGCGGCACACCACAACTGCAAATGAATTTGCGCTTCAATTACGAAGTCAATCCCGAAGATTTAAGCCGTTTGGCAAAAATCAAGTTAGGCGAATCTGAACTGCCCTATCAGGTGCTTTCTCAAAGCCTTTCTTCTATCATTCGCATCGAAATTAAAAAAGATTTGCCCGAAGAGGAAAAGCGACTTTTGGCGTTGCAAATCGCTGAAGGGCTAACCACACCCGCAGGCACAGGAAAGGCGAAACCCTTGCGCATAGATAGCGAAATTCCCGCCCGCGACCGCTTCAATATCTTGCAGGTGCAGCATCAGCAGGGCAACGACGGCATGGCAGTGCGCGTCTTTACCAACCAAGCCGTCAATATGAAAGAGGCGCAAATCAAAGACTTGATTACGATAGAGCCAAATTTAGTCTTTCACATCGAGCGTTTAGATGATGGTTTCCTTGTCAAAGGCGACTTTTTAGAAGGTACAAATTACAAAATGACCATAGAAAGAGGCTTGACAGGCGTTTTTGGCAAAACCCTTTCTTCCGACTTCGAGCAGTACATTACCTTAGGCGAGGTAGAGCCATCTATCCAATTTGCAGACAAGAAAGCCGCCTATCTGACCAGCAAGGGCGAAAAAAATATCGCCTTTCGCGTGTATGGTTCTGACGAGGTAGAGATGACCGTTTATAAAATCTATGAAAACAATTTGCAGCACTTCCTACGCGAATCGGTAGGCTTAGGCGACTATGGCAGCAGCAATGGTTACGACGATTACTATTACGGCAATTCCAATTACGACAACTATGGCGATGTCATTTATACCGAAACCCTGCCCCTGAAAAGTTTTAAGCGTTTTGGCATGCTCTATGCTCTCAATATGAAGGACATTGTACCCAAAGACGACCGAAAATTTAAGGGCGTTTATTTGGTCAAGGTGCAATCTACAAACAAGCGTTGGATTGCCGATACCAAGATTGTGGCGTATTCCGACATGGGCTTTATCGTCAAAAGGGCGCAATCAGACGATATTACCGTCTTTGTCAATTCCATTCTAACGGCGCAGCCCATTGCAGGTGCAAGTGTTTCGCTTATTAGCAGCAGCAATCAGAAAATCCTGACGGCACAAACGAATACCGAAGGGGTAGCAGTTTTCAAAAATTTAGACAAAAATGCGCAAGGCTATAAAACCTATATGCTTACGGCGGAAAAAGACGGCGAATTTAGCTATATGCACTTTTCACAAAATCCCGTTTCTACTTCGCGCTATGAATTAGGAGGCATTGCTGTAGGCAATTATCAAACCTTCCTCTATGGCGAGCGCAATTTGTATCGCCCTGGTGAAAAAATTTCGCACAAGGCGATTGTCCGCAGCCCCGATTGGAAAAGTGTAGGCAAATTGCCTATCAAGTGGAAACTTACCCTGCCTAATGGCAAGACCTTTACTACCCAAAAAGCCGTCTTGAACGACGAAGGTACTGCCGAATTTTCCCTTACGCTGCCTGATAATGCCGTTACGGGTAGTTACACCCTTTCGGTTTATACTTCCAACGACGTACATCTCGAATCGCAGGAATTGAGCATCGAGGAGTTTGTTCCTAATAGAATTAAGGTAGAAACACAGGTAGGTGCAGAGCAAATTCAGGCAGGCGAAAAAATAGAAGTCAATGGATTGGCTCTCAACCTTTTCGGCCCGCCAGCAGTGGATAGAAAATATGAAGCCGCCCTTTTCCTTTCCAAAGAATCTTTTGCCCCGCCTAAAAATCAGAAAGAAACTGAAGGCTATATTTTCACGCTCAATAATACAAGTTTTACTTATTTTGATGAAAAAATTGTAGAAGGCAGCACCGATTCGGAAGGCAAGCTACGCGAATCTTTCCAAATTGCAAGTGAGTATCAAAATATTGGCTTGCTAAGGGGGCGCGTCTTGGTTACGGTTTTTGATGAAAATGGCAGACCTGTTCGAAGTGCTAAAAACGTGGATATTTTCACACAAAATACCTTTTTGGGCATCAAACCCTTAGATGTGTATTGGGTAGGCACAAATAAAGAACTGCGCTTTCCGCTGATAGCACTCGATACAAAGGGCAAGCCCAAAAATAGCGACGCGCTGGTCAAGATTGTCCGCTATGAATGGCAGACAGTTTTGGAAAAAAATTATTACAACGAATACCGCTATGTTTCACGCCGACGCGAAATCATCGAGCGCGAACAAACGGTAAGAATTGCGACCTCTGGCTCTTCCGTTGCCTTTGTGCCTGCTGTGTCGGGTGAGTATGAAGTGCGCCTTTATTTGCAGGGGTCAGAAAGTTATGTAGCTGACCATTTCTACGCCTATGCGTGGGGGGCAACTTCGGCAAGTTCTTTTGAAGTGGATAAAGAAGGGCATATCGATATTACCCTCGATAAGCCACAGTACAACGTAGGCGAAACGGCAAAGGTGCTTTTCAAAACGCCTTTTTCGGGTAAGATGTTGGTTACTTATGAGCAGGATAAGGTCTTGCAATACCGTTATCTCGATGTCAAAGATAGGTCTGCCGCCTTAGATTTGCCCATAGAAGCGGCGCATCTGCCCAACCTATTTATTTCGGCGACGCTCATTCGTCCGCTTGTCGATAATTCTGTGCCGTTGATGGTAGCGCATGGCTATCTCACTTTTAAAGTGGAAGACAAACCCAAGCACCACCTACCGCTCACCGTTTCTGCCCCTGCCAAGGTGCGCTCGAAGACCAAACAGACCATTCGCGTCAAGACCGAAACGCCACTTTCCGATGTCGAGGTTACGATTGCTGCCGTAGATGAGGGTATTTTACAAATTAAGGGCTATCAAAATCCCGACCCCTATCAGTTCTTTTTCCAAAAGCGCAGTTTAGCCGTTTATAGTTATGATATGTACAAGCGCATTTTCCCCGAATTTACGGCACAGATGCCCAGTTTTGGCGCAGACGGCTACGATTTGAACGGCAGAACGAATCCGATGGCGAATAAGCGCGTCAAGCCTGTGGCGTTTTGGAGTGGTACGCTCAAAACCAATGCACAGGGCGAAGTGGCTTATGACTTGGAAATTCCGCAGTTTTCAGGCGACTTGCGCATCATGGCAGTGGCGGTAAAGGGCAGCCAATTTGGGTCTAATTTTACCAATATGAAAGTTGCCGACCCGATTGTTCTTTCCACAGGACTGCCGCGTTTTCTAAGCCCCAACGACGAAGTAGTAATGCCTCTTACCATTACCAATACCACTGATAAAAATGCCGAAGCCGAAGTTAGCATCGAAGCAGGGACAGGTTTGAGTGTGATAGAAGGTGCAAAACAGACCGTTTCTATCAATGCCAATGCTGAAAAGCGCGTTTTTGTGCGTTTGAAGGCAGGCGCAATCATTGCCAATACCGACATCAAAGCAGAGGTAAAAGCCTTAGGCGAAACCTTTTCCGAGCAGACCCAAATTAGTATCCGTCCTTCTACTTCTTTGCTCAAAGAGGCAGGAGGCGGCGAGCTAAAAGCAGGCACAAGCCAAACTGTATCGCTCAAACACGACTACATGGCGGCTTCGGCAAAGGCAAAATTAGTAGTGAGCAAATCGCCTATGATTCAGTTTGCTAAAAACTTTGATTATTTGGTACAATATCCTTACGGTTGTGTCGAGCAAACGACTTCTTCTGTTTTCCCACAGCTATATGTGCAGGATTTGAGCCAAAACTTAGGGCAGGCACTTAGCTACAATCTCAACCCCAATGAAAACATCAAGATTGCCATTGCCAAATTGCAGTCCATGCAACTTTATAGTGGCGGTCTTAGCTATTGGCAAGGTGGTACAGAGGAGAGTTGGTGGGGAACGGTCTATGCGACACATTTTATGATGGAGGCGCAAAAGGCAGGTTTTCAGGTCGAAAAGGAGTTCTTTGACAAGGCTTATGAATACCTCACGAGCCAAGTAAAGTCTAAGCCTTCCCAAGTTTATTACTATTTCAATGCAAAAGGAGAACGCTTCCGACGCAGTATCCCCGACAAGGCTACCTTCTATTCGCTCTACATTTTGGCGCAGGCAGGCAAACAGGACTATGCGACGATGAACTTCTACAAGGCAAATCCTACCCAATTAGCCACTGATTCGAAGTATCTTTTGGCACTTACCTATAAACTATTGGGTGATAATGCCAGCTATCGCAAACTGCTTCCTGCCGACTTCAATGCCAATGGTGATAGGGCTGATAATGCCCTCGATGGCAATTTCTACTCACATATCCGCGACCAAGCCATTGTCTTGAACATGCTCATCGAGCAAGACCCACAAAACAGCCAAGTCCCCACTTTGGCGCGTGTCCTTTCCGAGCAGCTTCGCAGCACCCCTTTCCTCAATACCCAAGAGCAGGCATTTGCTTTCTTAGCGTTGGGCAAATTGGCACGAAAGGCTAACGCCGCTAACATTACTGCTACAATTAGTGTAGGCAGTGAGGTATTAGCCAACTTTGAGGGCAAAACCCTCAAAATAGACCAAAACATTGCGGGCAAAGAACTCTCCATCAAGACCGAAGGCGAAGGCTCGCTCTACTACTTTTGGGAAAAAGAGGGCATCTCTGCCACAGGGCGTTATGTGCAGGAAGACAAGTTCTTGCGCGTTAGGAAGACCTTTTTTGATAGAAATGGAAAGGCGATTTCCCTACAAAATCTCAAACAAAATGAGCTTATTGTTGTAAAAGTGGCGATAGAAGCCATAGAGAAGCTCGATGCGGTGCAAAATGTCGTCATTACCGACATCCTGCCTGCGGGTCTGGAAATTGAAAACCCACGCCTTACCGACAATTATAGCCTCAAATGGGTAGAAGAAAGTGCCTCGCCCGACTACATCGACTTCCGCGACGACCGCATCAATATCTTCACCACCGCGCGTGCCAAAACCCAGTATTTTTACTATCAGGCGCGTGCCGTTACGAAGGGCAAATTCAAGATGGGTCCCATTTCGGCTGATGCTATGTACAACGGACTTTATCGCTCTTATCATGGCGCAGCAGAAGTTGTGATTCAATAA
- a CDS encoding AraC family transcriptional regulator, with the protein MKKLTFERYKYKKELLIDATDELGLKIDEPQLVLNFYTILFIKKGSGTYFLNQEKIEIEKNTVIFIKPNQQNDLSEVTLEACVAIFFESDFLNDFFKDKNFLNKLSFFTSISKKAYLKIEDQPFHIYYQMAKELKEEIEDLQADSKHILRAIVYYLLTRLNQTYKRSYQNTELGAENLTIVAFLNLLEKNIRTRKGVSDYAEALQISRVQLNLLCQKHFAKTAQQLIQEKLILEIKKELNYTTKNITEISYEFNFSAPPHFSRFVRQMTGLSPQALREQLSNW; encoded by the coding sequence ATGAAAAAACTAACCTTTGAGCGTTACAAATACAAAAAAGAGTTGCTTATAGACGCAACCGACGAACTGGGGCTGAAAATAGATGAGCCTCAATTAGTGCTAAATTTTTATACAATTCTTTTTATAAAAAAAGGAAGTGGAACTTATTTTTTAAATCAAGAAAAAATAGAGATAGAAAAAAATACAGTTATTTTTATCAAACCCAACCAACAAAACGACCTATCCGAAGTTACTTTGGAGGCTTGTGTGGCTATCTTTTTTGAAAGTGATTTTTTAAATGATTTTTTTAAAGATAAAAATTTTTTAAACAAACTTTCATTTTTTACTTCTATCTCAAAAAAAGCATATCTAAAAATAGAAGACCAGCCTTTTCATATTTACTATCAAATGGCGAAGGAATTAAAGGAAGAAATAGAAGATTTGCAGGCAGATAGCAAGCACATCTTACGAGCCATCGTTTATTATTTGCTTACAAGGCTGAATCAGACCTACAAACGTAGCTATCAAAATACCGAACTTGGGGCTGAAAATCTCACCATAGTTGCTTTTCTTAATCTTTTAGAAAAAAATATTCGAACCCGAAAAGGCGTTTCCGACTACGCGGAGGCTTTGCAGATTAGCCGCGTGCAGCTTAATTTGTTGTGTCAGAAACATTTTGCTAAGACGGCACAGCAACTTATCCAAGAAAAACTTATTTTAGAGATAAAAAAAGAATTGAATTATACAACAAAAAACATAACAGAAATTTCTTATGAGTTTAATTTTTCTGCGCCACCTCATTTTTCGCGCTTTGTGCGCCAGATGACGGGTCTATCGCCACAGGCTTTGCGCGAGCAGTTATCAAATTGGTAA
- a CDS encoding ubiquitin-conjugating enzyme E2, with protein MTFTPQNIRNRRLSNDYREMENISGDMIEIVSVKGEVPYVEVYEIKIHVRSIISARPEYRQEHLLRISLPEGYPQTPPQIEMLSQPIVFHPNWFKNGRWCFGTWEMSETLGKHIIRMIRTLQYDTEITNEHSPAYDVATQWYVQNRHSGLFPCDTQLLPDPTKPKHEQPKSNRFRLGTNEADNPPTPPSSKPRFKIN; from the coding sequence ATGACTTTTACCCCGCAGAATATTCGCAACCGTCGCCTTTCCAACGATTACCGCGAGATGGAAAATATTTCAGGCGATATGATAGAAATTGTATCGGTAAAAGGCGAAGTGCCTTATGTGGAGGTCTATGAAATCAAGATACACGTGCGCAGCATTATCAGCGCACGTCCCGAATACCGTCAGGAACACCTCTTGCGCATTAGCCTACCCGAAGGCTATCCACAGACTCCTCCCCAAATAGAGATGCTTAGTCAGCCGATAGTTTTTCACCCCAACTGGTTTAAAAACGGACGCTGGTGTTTTGGCACTTGGGAGATGTCCGAAACATTGGGCAAGCATATTATTCGTATGATTCGCACGCTACAATACGATACCGAAATCACCAACGAACACAGCCCTGCCTACGATGTCGCAACGCAATGGTATGTACAGAACCGCCATTCAGGGCTTTTCCCTTGCGATACCCAACTTTTGCCCGACCCCACCAAACCCAAGCACGAACAACCTAAAAGCAACCGTTTTCGCTTGGGTACAAATGAGGCTGACAATCCGCCCACGCCCCCTTCTTCCAAGCCGCGTTTTAAAATCAATTAG
- a CDS encoding Mov34/MPN/PAD-1 family protein, whose translation MSKFKINSETTPVYQPLPLPEPALSVESDLASLILEQAQEREAIAQETPAQHLHKLYLSHEAFAQISQHIGWGKTTAENTVEQGGILLGKVYYDQEKKLYFGIVQQTLAATTAKGSTTYLEIGHQVWKEMMDSFDALTEKEALYQDLQIIGWYHTHPNQLSVFMSGTDRRTQEIFFEQHWQFAIVLNPHKKVWRAFYGREAAECSGFVLQSSI comes from the coding sequence ATGTCAAAATTTAAAATCAATAGTGAAACTACCCCTGTCTATCAGCCGCTCCCGCTGCCCGAACCTGCCCTTTCTGTGGAGTCCGATTTGGCAAGTCTAATTTTAGAGCAGGCGCAAGAAAGAGAAGCAATCGCACAGGAAACACCCGCCCAACACTTGCACAAGCTCTACCTAAGCCACGAAGCCTTTGCACAAATCAGCCAACACATAGGCTGGGGAAAGACCACAGCAGAGAATACCGTAGAGCAGGGCGGTATTTTATTGGGAAAAGTCTATTACGACCAAGAAAAAAAATTATATTTTGGTATCGTACAGCAGACCCTTGCCGCCACCACTGCCAAAGGCTCGACTACTTATCTCGAAATCGGGCATCAAGTTTGGAAAGAAATGATGGATAGCTTCGATGCCCTAACCGAAAAAGAAGCACTTTATCAAGACCTGCAAATTATCGGCTGGTATCATACGCACCCCAATCAACTTTCCGTTTTTATGTCGGGTACAGACCGCCGCACCCAAGAGATTTTTTTCGAGCAGCATTGGCAATTTGCTATCGTACTCAATCCACACAAAAAAGTTTGGCGTGCCTTCTACGGACGCGAGGCAGCAGAGTGCAGCGGCTTTGTATTGCAAAGTTCTATATAG
- the ygiD gene encoding 4,5-DOPA dioxygenase extradiol — MLDSLADPQSLMPTLFIGHGAPLYTLDENPYSLAWRKIAAQIPKPKAIVCISAHWLTKGTQVMAMQNPRTIHDFGRMDDRLFQIQYAAAGNPELAQEIIQKVQKAHIEEDHHWGFDHGTWTVLRWMYPKADIPIIQISLDYKKDLQYHYDLAKELAFLRKQGVLIVGSGNIVHNLRSLKFPENSTYDWAIEFDQISKELIENRNHQALIQYEKLGEAARLSIPTPDHYLPLLYILGLQTEKEKATFPIEGISYGSTSMRSVLIESF; from the coding sequence ATGCTCGACTCACTTGCAGACCCTCAAAGCCTGATGCCTACCCTTTTTATCGGACATGGCGCACCGCTTTACACCCTCGATGAAAATCCATATAGTTTGGCATGGCGAAAAATTGCGGCGCAAATACCCAAACCTAAAGCGATTGTTTGCATCTCGGCGCATTGGCTCACGAAAGGCACACAGGTAATGGCAATGCAAAACCCGCGTACCATTCACGATTTTGGTAGAATGGACGATAGACTCTTTCAAATTCAGTATGCAGCGGCAGGAAATCCCGAATTAGCACAAGAAATTATACAAAAAGTTCAGAAGGCACACATAGAAGAAGACCACCATTGGGGCTTCGACCATGGCACTTGGACTGTCTTGCGCTGGATGTATCCGAAAGCGGACATTCCTATTATTCAAATAAGTTTAGACTATAAAAAAGATTTACAATATCATTACGATTTAGCAAAAGAATTGGCTTTTTTGCGCAAACAGGGCGTTCTGATTGTGGGAAGTGGCAATATTGTGCATAACCTTCGCAGCTTGAAATTTCCCGAAAACAGCACTTATGATTGGGCGATTGAATTTGACCAAATTAGTAAAGAATTGATTGAAAATAGAAACCATCAAGCTCTGATTCAATATGAAAAGTTGGGAGAGGCGGCTCGACTTTCTATTCCAACTCCCGACCATTATTTGCCTCTGCTCTACATTTTGGGCTTACAAACTGAAAAGGAAAAAGCAACTTTTCCCATCGAAGGAATTTCTTATGGCAGTACCAGTATGCGTAGTGTTTTGATTGAAAGTTTTTAA